Proteins from a genomic interval of Toxoplasma gondii ME49 chromosome Ia, whole genome shotgun sequence:
- a CDS encoding WD domain, G-beta repeat-containing protein (encoded by transcript TGME49_293700): protein MDIRYTEERGDHCQLPTYDRLLLIQPQSLQVVDSIRGVIQQRLTGAGEGAGVQSGIQTGRPTFIGAAVAGIGSVPRYIAAAQQQKALVAFWDIKKEAIAYQVATPEVMTTLAFHPNGSLLFAGSRTGCLYCWQLSGVVPLSTTALRVRSSEGASLLRRCWPAHYGACAALLVEEDRIISGGTDGSIKQFSLYDILSTSKDSENGQAMQTADCAVTVSQSWSGHSQAVTALCAPYRVSEVSGVRAVSLVSSALDRTIKVWSQHSGSPLGTFLLPAPSRCVIVNTLEAAPVICAACDDGLVHLLPLSATTTTDGASQQNVDSQADASSLKDLGGNRSETCSEAPTAHTRHLRGHTGAVISCVLLSDNKLASCAADGVRFWDLVSGATIKHISHVGGLLTGMHVLSTSTDCNLLVLPPLAPLRRALAQPSETGTVRILDRGAMRRQMRHSQRRAPYCSHAEQAWRGCRHTGPRAWFRYFDAVQSRVPCTEEMQAVP from the exons ATGGATATCCGGTATACAGAAGAACGCGGCGACCACTGCCAGCTTCCCACGTACGACCGTTTGCTGTTGATCCAGCCACAGTCCCTGCAAGTCGTCGATAGCATCCGCGGTGTCATACAACAGAGGCTTACTGGGGCCGGCGAGGGAGCGGGAGTACAAAGCGGGATCCAAACAGGAAGACCTACTTTCATTGGTGCCGCGGTTGCTGGTATTGGTTCTGTTCCACGATACATCGCTGCTGCTCAGCAACAAAAAGCTCTGGTGGCCTTTTGGGATATCAAAAAGGAGGCCATTGCGTATCAAGTCGCAACCCCAGAAGTG ATGACCACACTTGCGTTCCATCCTAATGGAAGTTTGCTGTTCGCTGGCAGCCGTACTGGCTGTCTGTACTGCTGGCAGCTCTCCGGCGTGGTGCCACTTTCAACGACGGCGCTGCGTGTGAGGTCTTCGGAAGGggcgtcgcttcttcgaaGGTGTTGGCCTGCCCACTACGGGGCATGCGCAGCACTCCTTGTTGAGGAAGACAGAATCATCAGCGGTGGGACCGACGGCAGCATTAAACAGTTCTCTTTATATGA CATTCTTTCAACAAGCAAAGATTCGGAGAACGGACAAGCGATGCAGACCGCCGACTGCGCTGTGACAGTATCTCAGAGTTGGTCCGGTCACTCACAGGCGGTCACTGCCCTGTGTGCTCCTTATCGCGTATCAGAGGTATCCGGAGTTCGCGCCGTCTCTCTAGTGTCCTCTGCGCTTGATCGCACTATAAAG GTGTGGAGTCAGCATAGTGGCAGCCCCCTTGGAACGTTTCTTTTACCAGCACCAAGTCGCTGCGTGATTGTGAATACGTTAGAAGCGGCACCAGTCATATGCGCGGCGTGCGATGATGGTCTCGTTCACCTTTTACCTCTGAGCGCTACGACCACCACCGATGGAGCCTCCCAGCAAAATGTTGATTCACAGGCGGATGCATCCTCACTGAAGGACCTCGGTGGGAATCGCAGTGAAACCTGCAGTGAGGCGCCGACTGCTCATACGCGACACCTCAGGGGTCACACTGGGGCCGTGATCAGTTGTGTACTGCTGAGCGATAATAAACTTGCCAGCTGTGCAGCGGATGGCGTTCGGTTCTGGGACCTTGTCTCCGGCGCAACCATTAAGCATATCAGTCATGTTG GTGGTCTGCTTACGGGAATGCACGTTTTGAGTACCTCGACTGATTGTaaccttcttgttcttccacCTCTGGCGCCGCTGCGACGTGCCCTGGCTCAGCCGAGTGAAACTGGGACAGTCCGTATCTTGGACAGAGGCGCAATGCGGCGACAAATGCGCCACAGCCAGCGGAGAGCGCCTTACTGCTCCCATGCGGAGCAGGCATGGCGCGGATGCCGTCATACAGGCCCGCGTGCGTGGTTCCGTTATTTTGACGCTGTTCAA TCACGAGTTCCCTGCACGGAAGAAATGCAGGCGGTGCCATAA
- a CDS encoding Zn-finger in Ran binding protein and others domain-containing protein (encoded by transcript TGME49_293710), with amino-acid sequence MSPEVAEEGYGGRSQAPGATVLATVNSEKTSEHARQEAESPGDFLSGISTPQTLSGAPSFHPALGGTSETCMAPSSDSRGDSGVDQLEQSSMLYDNLAMNLIPLAISAASSGNDSVGGNIGSTNTFSGASSNGSSLLRDSPIGLGYAGLQDLTSLMIPSLNGTPATVGGTGPFHSSDVVASGAAGTSGPRSQTPCMPGTPHGGSTMAFRGNAREPPRMGEGGNWRCNNCSNINYPRRRACNRCGCARSAVNDLRVAEFTRLKDELQSMGLDSHTASQAAAAQQAAQQQGRLLSSMLDLLRSDDVLQPGGNRAHQAQNDAKPMQSHGLPPVNTRSGLCGNWGSTNSTDGLRLSGPNSSQAAATSGGALVSQLMLLNSSMAPMKIGTDSAVGAPTAQQQGGAAGLPSSCGSGGATLVTSVCNSAARVAGELSAAFDLKPAATEIHDVTGQTPGPSSLSFRVSAREAGFGISEDVPAIVPSVVDGEDATQYTTALQVMLLKAKDVADALVVYFQELGDPEPTSKAADVLRTALAMLGHSPDPQANDSAARESKNDVSGVPSASANSGIRSNSGSVRGIGGPNFSAPTMLAHPDEFKNPSSFLKIYGDPLCGSAELSSGNCQNPVKNHHGNWVCRNCKNVNFPRRFRCNKCGEVRDAEGDRIVAEYAKLVHHHHLKAYKHLASNPQGCSGA; translated from the coding sequence ATGTCCCCAGAAGTGGCTGAGGAAGGTTATGGAGGGCGTTCTCAGGCCCCTGGTGCCACGGTGTTGGCAACAGTAAATTCTGAAAAAACCTCCGAGCATGCTCGACAGGAGGCAGAAAGTCCCGGCGACTTTTTATCAGGAATAAGCACACCACAGACGTTATCTGGAGCGCCATCGTTTCACCCCGCCCTTGGGGGCACCAGCGAAACGTGTATGGCTCCCTCTTCAGATAGTCGTGGTGACAGCGGGGTAGATCAACTGGAGCAGTCTTCGATGTTGTACGACAATTTGGCTATGAACTTGATTCCTCTTGCTATTTCGGCTGCATCTTCGGGCAATGACTCAGTTGGAGGTAACATTGGATCGACCAATACGTTTTCTGGGGCGAGTTCTAATGGATCTTCCCTGTTGAGAGATTCACCCATCGGCCTTGGATACGCAGGATTGCAGGATCTCACCTCCCTTATGATCCCGTCGCTGAACGGCACACCGGCCACCGTCGGTGGGACGGGTCCTTTCCATTCATCTGATGTGGTGGCTTCAGGTGCGGCGGGGACGAGCGGTCCCAGAAGCCAAACGCCGTGCATGCCTGGCACACCGCACGGTGGTTCCACGATGGCATTTCGAGGGAATGCCCGTGAACCACCACGTATGGGAGAGGGTGGCAACTGGAGGTGCAATAACTGCAGCAATATAAATTATCCCAGGCGTAGGGCTTGCAATAGATGCGGATGTGCTCGTAGCGCAGTAAATGATCTCCGAGTCGCCGAGTTTACACGACTCAAGGACGAGCTTCAGAGCATGGGTCTCGATTCTCACACTGCAAGCCAGGCAGCTGCAGCCCAACAGGCCGCTCAACAGCAGGGCCGTCTCCTCAGCTCCATGTTGGACTTACTTCGGTCGGATGATGTATTGCAACCAGGTGGCAATAGAGCTCATCAAGCACAAAACGATGCAAAACCCATGCAGTCGCACGGTTTACCACCAGTCAATACAAGAAGCGGGCTGTGTGGAAACTGGGGCTCAACGAACAGCACCGACGGCCTGCGACTTAGTGGTCCCAATTCATCCCAAGCTGCAGCAACGTCTGGGGGAGCCTTAGTTTCTCAGCTGATGCTCCTAAACAGCAGTATGGCGCCGATGAAGATAGGAACAGATTCTGCAGTCGGTGCCCCAACAGCTCAGCAACAAGGAGGGGCTGCTGGGTTGCCATCATCGTGTGGCTCAGGCGGTGCGACGCTGGTCACTTCGGTTTGTAACAGCGCAGCAAGGGTGGCTGGTGAACTGAGTGCTGCGTTTGATTTAAAGcctgcagcgacagagaTACATGACGTGACGGGCCAGACACCCGGGCCCTCGTCACTCAGTTTTCGCGTGTCTGCCAGGGAAGCAGGATTCGGAATCAGTGAGGATGTCCCCGCAATCGTCCCTTCAGTGGTAGATGGGGAAGATGCTACTCAGTACACAACAGCACTTCAAGTCATGCTCCTCAAGGCAAAGGACGTAGCTGATGCTCTTGTTGTGTATTTTCAAGAGTTAGGGGATCCAGAACCGACCAGTAAAGCTGCGGATGTTCTCCGTACGGCTTTGGCAATGCTTGGCCACTCTCCTGATCCTCAAGCAAATGACTCGGCTGCAAGAGAGTCTAAAAATGATGTATCAGGGGTACCTTCGGCTTCCGCTAATTCAGGTATCCGGAGCAACAGTGGGAGTGTAAGAGGAATTGGAGGCCCGAATTTTTCCGCCCCAACAATGCTGGCTCACCCAGATGAGTTCAAAAATCCCAGTAGTTTTCTTAAAATATATGGTGATCCTTTGTGTGGCAGCGCGGAGCTGAGCAGTGGGAACTGCCAGAACCCTGTAAAAAATCACCATGGAAATTGGGTGTGCCGAAACTGCAAAAACGTGAATTTTCCTCGGCGTTTTCGTTGCAACAAATGTGGTGAAGTCCGTGACGCTGAAGGCGACCGAATTGTTGCAGAATACGCCAAACTCGTTCATCACCATCACCTAAAAGCATATAAGCACCTGGCGTCCAACCCCCAGGGTTGCTCTGGAGCATAG